Genomic segment of Streptomyces alboniger:
TGCGAGCGGCCCGGCAGGGAGGAGGAACCGCCCTTCGGTGGCGGCGTCAAGCGCGTCGGTCATGGTCCACCAGGACAGCTTGAAGTCCCGCTCCGACGGCGTCAGTTCCTGCGGCCCCAAGGACAACCCCCGGGCCTCGAAGAGGTGCACGCGGGCAGTTGACCCCAGGGTGATGGCGTACGTGCCCAGAGGGCACAACTGGGCGGCGATGACCCCGGCCTCCTCACGCAGTTCCCGCCGCGCGCAATCCTCCGGGCTCTCCCTTTCCTCCCGCCTGCCGCCGGGCAGGAACAGGTACTGGCCGCCGTGACGAGGAAAGTCGGCGCTCAGCAGTGCAACCAGCCCTTCGTCGTCACGGGCCACCACCACCGCTGCGTCGCGGGCCGGCCCGCGTCCGGGAACGTCGTCGCTCATGGCGCGCGAGCATAGCGGCGGGCTTCACCGGACCCAGGCGGCGAAGGGCACGTTCATCACGACGGGATGCACGATCCCCCGTCCGTGATAGCCCTCTTCTCCATACGCGTCACCGTGATCGGCGCACAGGATGATCAGCCACCGGCGCTGGTCGGTCAGGCTGGTGATCAGGCGCGCAAGGTGTTCGTCGACGTACGCGAGCGCGGCCTTTTGGGAAGCCACGGTATCGGTGCTCTCGCCCAGGTAGTGGCCGTGGGGCACGTGGGTGGCGGACACGTTGAGGAACAGGAACAGGGGCCCGGTTCGCGTGGCCTCGATACTCAACGCCCGTTCAACTTGGTGACGGGTGGAGTCCGGCTCGGCCGAGCTGAACTCAGGCCGCCAGTGGTCCTCGTCAAACATGTCCGGCAGCACACCGCCGAGCGGGGTTTCGCGGGAGAAGTAGGTGACGCCGCCGACGCACGCAGTCCGGTAGCCGTACTGAGCAAGGCCGGTGAGGAGGTTTGGGGCATCGAACACGAAGGTCCGTGGCGGGACCACCTTGAACGCGGGCGGGCGGCATTCCCACAGGCGGGAAGGCTGTTCTGGTTGCGGAAGCTTGGGCAGAAAACCGGAGAAGAACGCCATGTGGGCCGGAAGAGTAAAGGTGCCGGGGGTCTGCCTGCGTTCCCAGCCGTCCCGGGGCAGGAGGGTGGCAAGGCGGGGTGTGAGGCTTTCGTCGTAGGCGGCACGAGCGACGTCGTAGCGCAGGGAGTCGAGAGTGATGAAAAGGATTCCGGTGCCCGAGCCGATGAGTTCCGCTGCGTCGATCACCGCTCGCCGCCCTCTGGCCTGTGGGACTCCACACGCCCCCTGGCCTTCTCGTTCACGGGGATAGGTACGCGGTCCTCGGCGATCATCCTGCGAATCTTCCCCAGTCCGGCTTCCTCCTCCAGCACTCGTCCCCACTGGTCGTACAGGAAGATACGGATGCTCACCACTCCGCCACGGCTGGTAGTGGTGACGAGGGCACCGGGCACCTGACCCAACTCCTTCATCGTGTGCAACAGCTCCCTCTCCTCGGCCGCATCGAGATCGACGACACGGCAGGCGTAATGCTGTGCGTTCACCGCGCCACGGCGCAGGCGGTGGTGGAAGGCCTCGCTGATGGCGTGTCCGTCGTGGGCGATCGCGATGCACTCCGCCTCGGTGGCGACCACCAGGCAGGCGCCGGTCCACCAGGCGACGCCCTGATGAATCTCACCCGGGAACCGGCCGCCGACGCCACCGTCCCGGATCCCGACAGCGGCATCGAAGGGGCTAGTCACGTGTGTGCTCCGTGTGGTCGAGGATCCAGTCGGCGAGTTCACCCGGTGTTTTGCCGTCGGTGTCCAGGACGACAGCGGTGGGGTCAGCGGCGGCCACCGAATCGAAGTTGTCCAGGAGGCGAGCGAGGCGGCCGGGCACGCTGAACAACTCGGCATCATCCGGCGTGAGCAGACTGCCGGTGGCCTTCGCCGTCATCCGGTCCCGCAGGGCCTGTTCGGAACAGCGGAGGTAGAAGGTGTGGTCCGGGGGCTCCAGGTAGGGGTGGAACGGCTCCAGAAGCCTTGCCACATCGGCTAACGGGACGCCGTGCACTGCGCTGTGGCAGCTGATCACTGAGGACACGTAGCGATCAGCTACGACGGGCCCGGCCGTCCGGAACCCGCGTACAGCGTCGGCGGCGTGCAGAACCCCGGACAGATAGAACGCGAACTGAGGCAGTGCGTTCAGGCGCTCGTTGACCTGCGAACTCCATGCCGAATGCGGATCGGAGAGAGTGTGCAGACTGGTGGCGCCCAGCCGCGCGGTCAGTACTTCGGCGAGTGTCGACTTGCCGATACCGGAAACTCCTTCGAGGACTACGAACATCTCCCGGATGCCGTCATAGGGGATCGGCTCGTAGGCGGACGGCAGGATCACAGCGTTCCTTCCGTGAAGGCGGTGGTGTGCCTGCCGATCGCCGCTGCCAGCCGGTCAGGGGCGGCCAGGAGCGGATTGAGGTCCAGGCGTAGGTCATCGCGGAGCAGGCAGGGCTGGAGTCCGCCTCCGTGGTCGATGCGCAGGGCCCAGAATCCCTCGACGCACTTGGCCCGCACGGGGCAGGTACCGCACTGGCCGACGTGGTGGCGGCCCAGGTTGCCGTGGATAACGTCGATCTCCACGCCCTCGACGCGGAAGACCCGCCGCCCCTGCCCGACACCCACGACCTCGGTGTGCTCGTCGCTGGTGAGCGTGCGCAGGTATGCGACGGTCTCGTCGGCCGGGACGGCGGAGGTGGCCCGCCCCTCATTGAAGGTGGTTCCGACCAGCTCGATGAACTGCACCGGCAAGCGCCGTTCCAGGGCGAAGTCGAGGACCGAGCGGACCTCATGTTCGTTCTCTTTGAGGAGCAGGCAGTTCAGTTCGACCCGCTCGAAAATTCCCCGGGCCGCTTCGATGCCGTCCAGCACGGCCGCGATGCCGAGGCGAGTACCGGCGATGGCATAGAGGGACTCGTCGGAGAAGTAGTGCAACGACACCTTGACCTTGTCCAGCGGAACGCGGCGGAGCCAGTCCCGGTTGGCGCGCACGCGCGTGCCGTTGGTGATCAGAGCGTACGAACCGTCGGGGCCGGCAGGCGGGAGCTGTTCCAGTACCTGCCGGGTCATGGGGGAGATCAGGGGTTCCCCGCCCGTGAACAGGACCCGTTTGAGACCGGCTTCCATCAGCGCGGTGACGATCGAGACGTAGTGGGCGGCGTTCAGGG
This window contains:
- a CDS encoding radical SAM protein is translated as MNASLARTPAAPEGVDWTAFRNYAALRGQLRVSFGPQCNVACWFCHNEGDVPPPVTRADRTQRPRGRALNAAHYVSIVTALMEAGLKRVLFTGGEPLISPMTRQVLEQLPPAGPDGSYALITNGTRVRANRDWLRRVPLDKVKVSLHYFSDESLYAIAGTRLGIAAVLDGIEAARGIFERVELNCLLLKENEHEVRSVLDFALERRLPVQFIELVGTTFNEGRATSAVPADETVAYLRTLTSDEHTEVVGVGQGRRVFRVEGVEIDVIHGNLGRHHVGQCGTCPVRAKCVEGFWALRIDHGGGLQPCLLRDDLRLDLNPLLAAPDRLAAAIGRHTTAFTEGTL
- a CDS encoding NUDIX hydrolase — protein: MSDDVPGRGPARDAAVVVARDDEGLVALLSADFPRHGGQYLFLPGGRREERESPEDCARRELREEAGVIAAQLCPLGTYAITLGSTARVHLFEARGLSLGPQELTPSERDFKLSWWTMTDALDAATEGRFLLPAGPLALLLADRGGRRLGV
- a CDS encoding STM4013/SEN3800 family hydrolase, whose protein sequence is MIDAAELIGSGTGILFITLDSLRYDVARAAYDESLTPRLATLLPRDGWERRQTPGTFTLPAHMAFFSGFLPKLPQPEQPSRLWECRPPAFKVVPPRTFVFDAPNLLTGLAQYGYRTACVGGVTYFSRETPLGGVLPDMFDEDHWRPEFSSAEPDSTRHQVERALSIEATRTGPLFLFLNVSATHVPHGHYLGESTDTVASQKAALAYVDEHLARLITSLTDQRRWLIILCADHGDAYGEEGYHGRGIVHPVVMNVPFAAWVR
- a CDS encoding thymidylate kinase gives rise to the protein MILPSAYEPIPYDGIREMFVVLEGVSGIGKSTLAEVLTARLGATSLHTLSDPHSAWSSQVNERLNALPQFAFYLSGVLHAADAVRGFRTAGPVVADRYVSSVISCHSAVHGVPLADVARLLEPFHPYLEPPDHTFYLRCSEQALRDRMTAKATGSLLTPDDAELFSVPGRLARLLDNFDSVAAADPTAVVLDTDGKTPGELADWILDHTEHTRD